One Thermoplasma volcanium GSS1 genomic window carries:
- a CDS encoding 2,3-bisphosphoglycerate-independent phosphoglycerate mutase — MIDVKSIILIVLDGLGDRPGEILGYRTPLQAAYHPNMNRMASLGMTGLMHPISPGIRSGSDTSHMSLLGYDPRVYYQGRGPFEALGLHMDMKPGDLAFRANFATNRDGKIIDRRAGRINAGNDQLASAISIDIGNYKFRVKSGVEHRAALVVSGPNLSDKISDSDPHSEGKPPEPIRPLDPSADSTAKIMNEYLKRIREILRDHPVNVEREKNGQIPGNELLIRSAGKVPDIPSFQEKNGITGACVVGSPWLKGLCRLLGMAVIDVPGAAGTINSNYTGKIKTAIDASKRYDFVLVNIKATDVAGHDGDYELKRRVIEDIDIAMEPLLGQSDRIVVAITGDHSTPCSVKDHSGDPVPIVFYTDGIYSDDVKLFDEVSAMKGALRITTQDVLNILMEMAGRAEKFGS, encoded by the coding sequence TTGATAGATGTGAAGAGCATAATTTTGATAGTTCTAGACGGATTAGGAGACAGGCCAGGAGAAATTTTAGGCTATAGAACACCACTCCAAGCGGCATATCACCCGAATATGAACAGAATGGCTTCTTTAGGGATGACTGGTTTAATGCATCCAATCTCTCCAGGTATAAGAAGCGGATCAGATACCTCGCACATGTCATTGTTGGGTTACGATCCAAGGGTATACTATCAGGGAAGAGGGCCATTCGAAGCACTTGGGCTGCATATGGATATGAAACCGGGAGATCTGGCATTCCGCGCTAACTTCGCTACGAATAGGGACGGAAAAATAATAGACCGCAGGGCTGGGAGAATTAACGCCGGAAATGACCAATTAGCCAGTGCCATAAGCATAGATATAGGTAACTATAAGTTTAGGGTAAAGAGTGGTGTAGAACATCGTGCTGCACTTGTAGTATCGGGACCTAACTTGTCCGACAAGATCTCAGATTCCGATCCACACTCAGAGGGCAAACCGCCGGAACCTATTCGGCCGCTTGATCCTTCTGCCGACAGTACTGCTAAGATCATGAACGAATACTTAAAAAGAATCAGGGAAATATTAAGGGATCATCCAGTTAACGTAGAAAGAGAGAAGAATGGCCAGATCCCAGGAAATGAGTTGCTTATAAGAAGTGCTGGCAAGGTTCCTGACATTCCATCGTTCCAGGAAAAGAACGGCATCACTGGCGCATGTGTAGTTGGCAGCCCGTGGTTAAAGGGACTTTGCAGACTTTTGGGCATGGCCGTCATTGATGTTCCTGGAGCCGCGGGGACAATAAATTCGAATTACACAGGGAAGATTAAGACTGCTATAGATGCATCCAAAAGATACGATTTTGTTCTTGTAAACATAAAAGCTACCGACGTTGCCGGACATGACGGGGACTATGAGTTAAAGAGAAGGGTTATAGAAGACATAGACATAGCCATGGAACCTCTACTTGGCCAATCGGATAGAATAGTAGTGGCGATAACCGGTGACCATAGCACACCATGCTCCGTAAAAGATCATTCAGGTGATCCTGTACCCATAGTCTTTTACACCGACGGCATCTATTCGGACGATGTAAAGCTCTTTGACGAGGTAAGCGCCATGAAGGGGGCTCTTAGGATAACGACACAGGATGTGCTGAATATCCTTATGGAGATGGCCGGAAGAGCAGAAAAATTTGGATCGTAA